The Hydractinia symbiolongicarpus strain clone_291-10 chromosome 2, HSymV2.1, whole genome shotgun sequence genomic sequence GCCCTCTCCTGAGTTTATCAGCACTGAGAAGAAAGCACTCGACTAAAAAATTTAACTAATATTCAGGTTGaccataaaaatatgttattatatttttgtaatgGTTTGTAATGTAATTCATTTTATGCTCTTCATGTGTCTGTCAATTTTTCTTAAAGGGAAAATCTTATAAGAAATCGAAATacaaaaattgtgaaatttcTAAGAAAGATTCAGTGCTAGGTTCATTTAAAGCTGGGAATTCGTAAAATCCTGATTCCACTTACCAATGACCATTTACTAGCTCTCACCAGGTTGGAAACAATGTTAACATTTTTGGATGGCTGAGGTGTTAAACTCAGAATTTATATTCTAATTTTCATGCTATATAAAATATATCTATAAAAAATGAACTTGGCTCAGGTGGCTGTCTAATTAAATTTATTCTTAAAGGCGAATAATTAATAATGAACTGCAGAGAAATTTCTAGAATCTTACAGCAACTTTTAGCACAAGCAATATCTCACGCAAACAAAcgtaaaaaacattcttttatcTGGACCTTAGTGTTCAGCTTAAACTATTTTACTTCGCACAAAATGCATAGCTAGTATCCACTCAGTCTTTGATAACTTTCACAAAGCATTCGAAACTTTAATTATTATTCAAGAATCTCGATTTTCTAATATTTAAAGTAATTTTGGCCAGGATTGGATACTGttaagtaaataaaaacaaaacaaaaaaatatatctggAGTGcattaaaaagtatttatatcCACTTACCTGATATAGTATTTCTCCATTATATCTTCTTTATATATGCATTCCAATTGACATATCGCCACGAAtgacaaaaaaacatgtttaaaaatatagcaaaataaaaaaaatgtattgatTTTAATTATTTGTTCGTCTCTATGTGTGTTGTTGACAGCATGTTGGTTTCtttaaaagcaacataaaaactCCACCAATATTTGTCCTTCAAAACTCGTTATTTGATTGAGTGGTTTTATTTGCAATCCAACTAACAAGTAAACGCTAAATGATCAATTAACAATTTTACTTtattaatgtatttaaaaaaacatttgtttgtgTCACGCGTGACGCACAGAGAGAGAGAGTGTGTGAGAGAGAGAAAGAGAGAGAGACAGGGGCATCGAATGATTGTGTCAGGTGTAGCTATTAATTTTAAGATTGTAGAACAGAGAGCACAGAAAAGCTTTATAATATATTTCATCCAAATGACAAAACCAAATTGATCTAACGACGACGAAGTAGTCCATTCTCTCCTCAGAGtagaaatattaaaaaggttttctgTGCTTTTTGGGGAACATGCGTTGTCCGCATTAAAGTACACTATGGCTCCTGTATTCTTTATTAGGAATTAGATTACGTTAAAATGTACACCAATTGAAGAGAAACGAAGGTATTTTTATTCTTGTTGATGATCAGAAAGAAACATAAAACGCTAAGAATAAGATTATGCACCCAAAGTTTCAGCATATCGGGCTAGTAGGGGGCAGGGCTCCCTATCGTGTGAGCACGTGAAAGGAGCGCGTTTTTAATTCTTCGAAATGAGAAGGCTATGAAAATAGCTTTCCAGTGGTTGTTAAATTGTGAGAAAATCAAAAGtgggtttttttttgaaatttgtttttgaaaaatcaaAGGGGTAGATTATAAGTTAAGTCGATGACCGCTCACTGTATGCTTTCAGTGCATTTCAAGTTTCTCATTATTACTAGCGCACAAACAGCAATCTGTTCTGTGATCTCAAGTTAATCGAAAGAATAAATTCAAAACTATTTTCCCAGTTTATTATATTTCGCCAATTTATAAGCAACGCAACTTGTAAACAACAGCTACTTAGAGGGATTATAGGAACAGCATTTGTTACTGGAACTTCCTCGTGCTCTAAAAATTCAGGTAGCTAAGTTTTGAAACATGACAAACGTGTATTACACAGGCCCGTGAGATGGCAAAATTGTTTCGGGTGATGGAAGAGGGAGGTCTTTGCTCGGGGCTAGCATAGTTAGCCCCGAGGGTTAGAAAATTTTGCAATTTCAAGAGTTTAGATGttgtaaaaacaatgcaaattttaaaatcttgttgttgatTGTGATCGTTGttgcagataaaaaaaaattatttgtaaggGAGGGGAAATTTCCACATCTGCCTCCCCCACCTCCTGGCTGCTGCGGCCTGCATAGGTTTAATTTTTCAAGTATATAGTCAATAAGTAACAAGTAAAATACAGAATTTAAGCAACACTAAGCCTCGttcaaaattttgtgttgctaGTAAAGAAAGCACGTATTCGACCGGAACTTTATCTGACTTGCCGTCAAGCATAGAAACATCTTTATTTCAAACGAATTCTAGATGCCGAAATTATTTAAAGGTCAACCATAATAACAGGAGCTTCACATCCGTGATGTTGTTTCtggctttaaaatttgaacagtCAGTGTTCATCAAATTTTCCATAAATTTACCAATAACGCCCTTGTTTTATAATATCAGGCAGAGGGCGGCAATCAAACAATAACGGTTGTTGAAACAGATGACGCAAAATATTGCCTTCCAAGTTGTGTACAAAAAAGCTCAAAAGAATGTGAAATGGGGTACAAAAACCTCTCTATTCGCTAAAATAAACAAGTTTTTATTtgctaaaaaggaaaaaagccAAAAGTTTGGCCCTGGTACACATAgtttttcgaaaaataaaaacaaaaacttcttTCCATCACATAACTATCAATCATCACATTTCATACCTGCGTTTTTGGAAAAAAGCCACATAACAtgcaaaaaaaatctgaaagtgAATTCCTCCAATTGAGATCACAAGCAACGTCCATCCATTTACGACAGATGATCAACCCATTgacaaaatgttttgaaagCAAGTCGTATCACATTACACATTCATAATCAAAAttaatctttatttaaaattatgatATCTATTCTTTTTCCCAATTCTAAAAAAAGATTAACTCGGCATGTGATTTTAAGTCACTACGGATACAACTCGGTGTACTTCACAGGTATTACACAAAAGCTGTACTAGTGACGCGACTTTAGCAGGAAGTTATATTCTCAATTTGACAATGATTGTCATTTTTAAAGTACGTTGACGGTGATTAGTCGAAACGTAAGGCCATTTTcccctttttctctttttgtagAGATAGGAACcataaaagaaagtaaacaaatgCTTGCTTAAAACAAGCAACGTGCTGTAATAATAGAAGTTCTTGTAATATATTTTCCATTGTAATGTTAAGTTGATCCTCTTACAGCAAAAGAGTTGTAGAAGTAGGAGAGGTGAAGATAGATTAATCGAATCATTTAATCTTTATCAATTAAGCAAGGCTTTAGCGGTATGACTCTCGTTTGTTGCCAAGACAACCAAGGAGTAGTAACGaaaggaaaaaaatgttaactttttttgcttttttatgagGTTTTTACATGTCATACTAATATGAATACACAAATGCTCGATTTGACAGCTGTGTCCTAAATTTTTAGGCGAGTTATCCCTTAAGCGGAAATAGCCGAATAGATCGACGTTGATCGGCACAAAAGTAGAAGACTTTCCAATTTTTACATCTATCGACTCGTCTGTTTTATTTCAGTGAAATTCTCTTTAAGAGAGCCTGTTGTTAAAGAACTAAcataaaaacagattttttcttaatgtgtatgtttcctttttaaataacaaagGATGTCTAAAGAAATAAACTTACCCAGAAcacataaaatacaaaaaactcGATACTAACCACAATCATATCTTTCTCAATAACTTTTTGCATATTCATAACATAAACATTATATTTGCCAAATTCTTGGCGTTTGAATAgttttctctatttcttttaTGTAACCAAACTATAAAGTTTGGTAGCCGAAGCTATATAACATTACAAGTGcatataatttcttttttttgcgtAGCCTGCGACAAAATAAATGCTATTCTACgttcattttttctttaatgtgttttgtttataaacaacgTTTTGTCCACCGCTAACGCGCCgcaaatttttaatgtttatttacctCTTCGTGGTCACAtccaattaaattaaaaagcaaCCTTACATTTATCTTTATTGTATCATGCATTTGGTCAATCATCGCAATTACGAAACAGTAACCAATGAAATTTTGCTGcccattgtttagagtatattcttacaaaaaaaagttcttaactttcttgacaaatactatctcgttattcttaattatattcttagcatggctatggcctgaaaatatataatgccttaataaaataaacctTGCTATAAGTTATTATAGTTAATggcaaattctttttatatttataacaaacaatcgaggttgggcatattcttaggatattcttaacttctgacccattgttcagagtatattcttacaaaaaagaatatactctgaattttttaaattttttaaaatttgtgccATGATTATTTACCTCTTCGTGATTAAAAAGCAACCttacaaatatatttattgtatCGTGCATTTGGTCAATCATCGCATTTatcttaaaactttttttttaatgtgcctTTGCAGTATGACTGAataaacaacctcgtttccagggaaTATTGCCTTTTGAATCTGAGGTCGGGTAAGCGAGAGAGGCTCTGTCATCATGTAAGAAACAGATAACGTAAGTTGTTTAAAAACGCCAAAATAGCAGGAAGTATATTTAGGAAGGCTTTCAAAAGAGCATTTGCATTACACACACTTGGTTGCGATTTAGCATCTCATAGAATATGTGAATGaaccattttgaaaattttgtttttagcgGTGAcaaatttgaataatttattACGTAGTTATGTGCAAGCTTGCATAATTTATCACGTAGCAATGTGCAAACCTGCATAATTTACCACGTCGCACTGTGCAAACTTGCATAATTTTCTACGCATGTATACTTGCATAATTTATTGGTAGAACTATGACACTTGCATAATTAAGCTATCATCGGTGAAAAATAACCATGAATCTGATCTGATAAAACAAATAAGGAAATaagagttattaaaaacaataacaacatgtAATTTCTTCCTTGACAAAAATACCTTTGACCTAGAAAGTACTCTGGTTAACCGCAGCAATCAAGTTTGTTCAAAATCAGATTCGCTGGTCATTTTAAACTTCAAAAGCACTAGCTAAATAATTTACATCTGCCATGAGTTACTGAATTCACAGCGGACCACACATTTTAATATGTATATTTTTCATTTCAAAGCAATTTTTCGTTCAATGACGGATTTAAAAGGAAAAATCATtagcaaaaaaaagatttttcgtCGATGTAATAACACAATAGGCTGACTGATTTTAACCTCATAGAGAATTTAATTCTACACATtccattttgttttaatttggaCCGATACCACAATGATGCTTGGTGGTGGAAGCAACTGCTTTGCAGCATCGCTTGGTCCTGGAGATAAAAGCAAAGACAGAGTTGTTATCAACGTTGGAGGGACAAGACATGAATGTTACATCAGTACCATTCAAAACTTTCCTGACACGAGGCTATATTGGATTGCTGAGACAGCGTTAAAGATGGCTGATTTTGATCCAGATGGAAATGAATTCTTCTTTGATAGACATCCAGGTTGTTTTCAAAACATTCTGAATTATTGCCGAACAGGCAAGCTGCATTGTCCAAATGATGTGTGTGGGCCACTGTTTGAGGAGGTATTAAATTGAACgactttgttttcaaataaattaataacTTAAGCGTTGCCTTAGGTTAACAGGACCGTTAAAAGAGCAACCACAAAATAAAGCTATAATTACACAAGGTTAAGTTTAGGTAGGTGTGTGGTGTTAATTAAGACCGTGTTTAATTAAGCTAATGacataagaaagaaaaacacaTCAGAAGGATGCACCAAGGCTAAGCAATATGCTAagcatatgtttaaaaaattcccCTATTTGATCTTGGATATGGTTATAAGCGTTATGCTGGAAAACATGCAATGTTTGTTTTAAGATTGCTACAATGTTTCAACAATATTCTTCAAACAACATCTTCTTTAGTTTTGCTAATACCACATTTCGTTTTGCAATTGGTATCGTgtgaaaagtaataaaaaacagaacaaaactTCTAAGCGTATCTGATATAAAATAGCATTATTGAAAGTGCCACAAACTCAAAATCGGATAAAGTCACAAGTGTAATTATCAATGGAAGCCAACAGAAAGGTTAAATTGACCCAAATTACTAGTCCATATGAAGTGGaccaaaaattaataaaattaattgtGCTTTTAAACTTTAGCTGACgttgttaaatttaaatatttgaaaatttaaatatttgaaaatttaaatattagttTGTTGAGAATAAGGCAGTACAATAAACGCTTTGATCGATGTGGTTTTATAGGAAATTTTCGAAACCTCGTATTTAAGTCTAAAGTGTTAAGACTTCATTAACAAAGAGCTGATGGAAAGAAACAAAAGAAGaattataaaaatgaaattgaagAGCATTCTTCTAGCTTGTTGGTTTggaacatttttgttttaataaaatggCTCTGCAAAATGTAGTATTaagttttctttagtttttgagaaGTCGAGTACCACTATATTACAAAttactttcttgtataaaaacCGTGTCGCAGACTGAAAAAATAGATAAGTATAGATCTGGTTTCTGTTAAATCGAATTCCTGAAATGGGCTATCTAATTACCTAAACCTTAATCAAATTTTCGTGCTGCAAATAAGATAAGTTAACAGGCGAGTAACAAGATGACTTAGGGAAGTAAAATTCGAGTTGTCGGAGGTGTATTATCATAAGGTATTTATTTTATAGGAACTCGCATTTTGGGGAGTTGATGAACTGATGATGGAGCCGTGCTGTTGGGGGGCGTACACCCAACATAGAGATGCACATCAAAACTTAAGAATGTTCGATGAAATGCATGGTGAAGAACAGGAAAGCAGGGACGACAATAACTTAGATCCAGACGAGTTAGAGAACCTGAGAATTCGAAATGAAAAGAAAGGGAAATTGGGAAAATTTATTTCAGATGTGAGACCAAAAGTTTGGGCTATTGTAGAAAGACCATTCTCATCGACATATGCACAGGTTAGAtggtataaattaaaaaagatgtGTACGAATAATTGTGTggacaaattaaaattttaaattacaattCGCTGATGATAGCTTTGTCAAACAACTTCAATAGACTACATTTGCTTAGTGCGGAATTAAGCCTAAAGTGAATTTCTTGTCGTCCAAAACTTTATGAACATATTTAAAGATTAAATGAGAAACTGAagatgaaaaactttttttttcacacTTTACAGATAATAGCCATCAATTAAAAAATGATGCATGTGAAGAAATTAATGTTCATATCACATAAACGACCTTCTTTTCGTCCTAAGCCATATAAACATATCACACATCGTTGAATCCTTCAGTGATATGCGCCTGATATCGGCCCATGTCGAGAAAAGGTTTCTAAAAATCGATAATTTCAAGGTTTGTATAAGTCAACCACTTGACTGAATTCATATGTTGTGATATAAGCGAATAATTACTATAGCCTTGTAAGCGACaataatatgttttaaaatgaaTTTATGACTAATTATGAGTTATTTTTGGTATCAATAGAATACAATAGTAATCATTGTGGTATGTGTCTGTCTAGAATATTCTTAGCATGAAACAACTGACGTACGTAGGTCATGCAAAATTTACGAGGTCTTTAATTGCCACGTCAGGTATCAACTTCGAAAGTTTTTTTGCGTAAACAAAGCAGTAaagatgttttttgtttttctagatATGCGCTCTCGTATCCATGAGCGTCATCGTGCTGTCATTGGCTACATTCTGTATGGAAACCATGAACTATTTTACCGAACAAAAACCATTATTTGAAAGACTCGAGTACATCTACTGTGCATTCTTCACGGTAGAGTTTATAGTCCGATTCCTCTGCTGTCCATCGTTGAAGGAATTTTTTAAAAGCGCCATGACGTGGATTGATTTTGTATCCACAATGCAATTCTATATCAGCTTTTTCGCTCACACAAATGCCTTAGATTTTTTATTCGTCTCCAGGCTAATTCGTATCTTTAGACTGttccgattttttaaaaatttaagtggaATGCAGGTCATTGGTCAGACGTTAAAGGCAAGTGCGAATGAGCTGTTTTTATTGGTTCTGATAGTCCTGATCCCTATGATTATTTTCTCGACACTGGTGTACTATGCAGAACAGGTAAGGAAAGACTTTCAATTGGGTTTTTCTAAAAGAAATTTGAAGCGGAAGAAAAGGCTGTCATGGCGTTTTTTCTCTTtgaaatctaaaaaacattttcaacatgTTCTCGAACAAGAAAAGGGACAGCGTGTTCTGCTTTATTGCACATTCAATGTTTTGCAACATATGAAAAAAAGTTCTTACGTTCTTAAGCAGAAAAACGCATGTAAATATAACGCTTAAGGAAAATTCTTTTGTCTTTgacatgttttaaattttattgtttccaTATTGTTAACGAATTAGTGAATAATGAAATAAATGCACACACATCAACAATTTCACTTTTGCGCTTGATTTGTGAGAGAATCAAAACCAAtcaaaaaacaatacaaaaacaaatcacgtttattttgtttgaaaaagtgTAGAAATAGGCGCgtacatcaaagaaaactaattcAGAAAAGGTGTATTAACACTGAAATCATAAATCTAATCTTAGGATACTCCAGACCGTGATTTTCACAATATTCCCGAAACATTCTGGTGGGCTATTGTTACCATGACAACAGTCGGTTATGGTGACGATATCCCTAAATC encodes the following:
- the LOC130630351 gene encoding potassium voltage-gated channel subfamily C member 1-like isoform X1, with amino-acid sequence MMLGGGSNCFAASLGPGDKSKDRVVINVGGTRHECYISTIQNFPDTRLYWIAETALKMADFDPDGNEFFFDRHPGCFQNILNYCRTGKLHCPNDVCGPLFEEELAFWGVDELMMEPCCWGAYTQHRDAHQNLRMFDEMHGEEQESRDDNNLDPDELENLRIRNEKKGKLGKFISDVRPKVWAIVERPFSSTYAQICALVSMSVIVLSLATFCMETMNYFTEQKPLFERLEYIYCAFFTVEFIVRFLCCPSLKEFFKSAMTWIDFVSTMQFYISFFAHTNALDFLFVSRLIRIFRLFRFFKNLSGMQVIGQTLKASANELFLLVLIVLIPMIIFSTLVYYAEQDTPDRDFHNIPETFWWAIVTMTTVGYGDDIPKSTYGKMIGAMCACSGVLIVALPVSVIGSNFTLYYSYAQARMRLPKRRSPALVSADKALMNSNHEQGGRDRVDSHVSPPMEKKGRGLAALDALSSVSSVLVDIAVPAREKRRHALQPSANPITKARKGRSRKHIAKGLALTDLVGMHASSCSPNFISNVLHEIVDTDEDTAEMEQESVESPKINLSARNKSLPTLHTFSDSSDRKNRFKGASNDDIRRVNEMKILSQSDDSWCHSTPGNTKKRVIHCDIVQYVPRKISHAELKSRRKLSQTAKPQNFSTDSPHVVITNGLDQSVKRTEDVMMSPFMDPRESFSPVMSSERDCNQNLPLL